The following proteins are encoded in a genomic region of Ostrea edulis chromosome 7, xbOstEdul1.1, whole genome shotgun sequence:
- the LOC125653933 gene encoding uncharacterized protein LOC125653933, with translation MCELTCCEFLCLQISVRSMASFAMPGSLQVLLMLLVAISTFDELEARRSFRSRYRGGSYQSAGWDQTEAIISVSVFLGFILLVVVVTILRARCCPDCSLRESVSGCIDNCKCREKRVDHVIFATNVKLKEKPKITRPPVKRHVSELRLEIQTPKQVLEKRDSKTLEKKMSLYESNPMHYRAFMEPPPAYEYIDPKETEKEKQSQFLQKRQRIHRVASELNGDHIQKARIQAQSENSKASPRTALHSKDDMFTTPGGSRRVLRTESAPRMKKVAY, from the exons ATGTGTGAATTGACATGCTGTGAATTTCTTTGCTTACAAATTTCAGTCAGAAGTATGGCGTCATTTGCTATGCCGGGCAGTCTTCAAGTGTTGTTGATGCTTCTGGTTGCAATAAGTACAT TTGATGAATTAGAGGCCAGACGAAGCTTTAGGTCCAGATATCGCGGCGGTAGCTATCAGAGCGCTGGTTG GGACCAGACGGAGGCCATTATTTCAGTCAGCGTCTTCTTGGGTTTTATACTATTGGTCGTTGTGGTCACTATCCTGAGGGCTCGATGTTGTCCAGACTGCTCCCTCAGGGAAAGTGTGAGTGGCTGTATAGACAACTGTAAATGTCGTGAAAAGAGAGTGGACCACGTGATATTCGCAACAAATGTAAAACTGAAGGAGAAACCAAAGATCACGAGACCCCCTGTGAAGAGACACGTGTCTGAACTGAGGCTCGAGATACAAACCCCCAAACAAG tgcTGGAGAAAAGAGACTCCAAGACATTAGAAAAGAAAATGTCTCTGTATGAGTCCAATCCAATGCACTATCGTGCCTTCATGGAGCCACCTCccgcgtatgaatacatcgaTCCGAAGGAGACTGAAAAGGAAAAACAATCGCAATTTCTTCAAAAACGCCAGCGAATTCACCGAGTGGCATCAGAATTAAATGGCGACCATATCCAAAAAGCAAGAATTCAGGCACAGTCAGAAAACAGTAAAGCGTCACCACGAACAGCGCTGCACAGTAAAGACGACATGTTCACAACACCAGGCGGAAGTAGACGAGTACTCCGAACTGAAAGTGCACCACGAATGAAGAAGGTAGCATATTGA